The Pseudanabaena sp. ABRG5-3 genome includes the window TCACTCAAGATTCACCACTGCTACTTGTAGCACCTTCATGCAGAAATTACCAAGTCTTTTTTGAACATTTTGGAATTTCTTTAACTAATGCAAATTTAATCAATGCAAATTTGAAGATGCGCAAATCATCGGATTTTGATTTCCGACCTTAGAATTATAGTTGTCATTGATTTTTTGGCAACAAGAATTTGAAAGTAATTTGATCCCCTTCTTGCAAACCGAGTTCTTGCGTTAGCCCAGCCCTAACTTCTAGTACGTTATCAGCAACAACCCCATTTTCGGGATAAATCGGACAGGGATCACTTTTACAGGTGGTGGCATTACGAGCGATCGCTACCACCTTGCCATCAAGCAAGAAAATAATATCAAGAGGTGAAGGCGTATTTTTCATCCAAAAAGCAACAGGACGAGCAGGGATAAAGGGAAATAACATGCCGCGATCATCGGCTAATGGGGGACGAAACATTAGTCCTTTTTCTTGCTCCTTCGGAGTATTGGCGACCTCTAGCTGAATCTCGCGTCCTGCGATCGTGGCAATAGCAGTAATTGGCAAATATTGTCCTAGTTCTGAAACTGGTTTAGGTTTAGTTTGAGGAGTTAGCTGCGGTGATACAGTTTGTGGTGAAGTTGTAACGGGGATCGATGGACTTGCAGATGGTTTTGCACTGTCGGACACCGCAGGGGAGCTACAAGCAATCATCGACAGGCTCAGGCTAATCGTACATAGCTTTATACAAACTCTTTGGAGGATTTGGATCGAACTATGAACAGGTGTGTCACAATTTCTAGAAGTATCGCCAGTCATATTGCCAGTCATCCTATGTCTTTTCCTCTACATGTCGCATTTATCTGGCACCAACATCAACCTCTCTATAAAAGCGCGATCGCTGGCAAGTATCATCTGCCTTGGGTGAGGCTGCATGGCGTAAAAGATTATTTGGATCTCGCGTTGATGTTGTCAAGATACCCAAAGCTACATCAAACAATCAATCTTGTCCCATCTCTAATTCTACAACTGCAAGACTATGTGGAGGGGAAGGCGTTTGATCCCTATTTATCATTGACCTTAACGCCTGTTGATAATCTCACGCGATCGCAAAAGCATTTTATTGTCGAGCATTTCTTTGATGCCAATCACCAGACGATGATCGAGCCATACCATCGCTATGCCGACCTCTTAGCACAACGGCAAGCCTACGGGATCGAGTGGTGTGTGAATCATTGGCAAGCCCCCGATTTTAGTGATTTACTGGCTTGGCATAACTTGGCATGGATTGATCCCCTATTTCGTGAAGCCGATCCTGAAATTGCTGAATGGTACGAGCGTGGCAGAGATTTTACCCTCGCCGATCGTCAAAGAATTTACAGCAAACAACGCGAAATTATCAGCCGTATTTTGCCCCAACATCGGCAAATGCAAAAGCATGGGCA containing:
- a CDS encoding DUF192 domain-containing protein — its product is MTGNMTGDTSRNCDTPVHSSIQILQRVCIKLCTISLSLSMIACSSPAVSDSAKPSASPSIPVTTSPQTVSPQLTPQTKPKPVSELGQYLPITAIATIAGREIQLEVANTPKEQEKGLMFRPPLADDRGMLFPFIPARPVAFWMKNTPSPLDIIFLLDGKVVAIARNATTCKSDPCPIYPENGVVADNVLEVRAGLTQELGLQEGDQITFKFLLPKNQ